The genomic window tttttaataaggaacaaatataatatatattaaaataagatttacataaaatgttctaaaaaaaaatttctttGATATATCgatatatgtattttataatatatttgttgttctaattcattcatattatctttaagctataataaatattctattaataatatatcatattctaattttaatacatcctttaaatttatatctaCATTATAACTGCTTCaacatatttttcattGAAAGAAAGTTACATAAAATGCTGAAAATACTAAGAGCGCCttgaataattttttatcCTTTATGAGATTCATAGATTTataaagaacaaaaaataaaataacagcagaaataaatgataatacCATAGTAGGGGATACACTACCTGGAAGGGCTTTG from Plasmodium gaboni strain SY75 chromosome Unknown, whole genome shotgun sequence includes these protein-coding regions:
- a CDS encoding putative exported protein (Plasmodium exported protein, unknown function) — translated: MEAEQKEQKKEKSVKTMMKKIAFKGPSYDEYMKVFSKALPGSVSPTMVLSFISAVILFFVLYKSMNLIKDKKLFKALLVFSAFYVTFFQ